A genomic region of Sarcophilus harrisii chromosome 6, mSarHar1.11, whole genome shotgun sequence contains the following coding sequences:
- the LOC100915893 gene encoding glycine N-acyltransferase-like protein 2: protein MIRLHEAKMLQTLHRSLTQNIPEAIKVYGAIFHINRGNPFNLEVLVDSWPDYQTVITRPQKQEMMDDKDRYTNTYHIFSKNLQKLPEILESDSVINWKQSLTIQGCQKGLDEKIRDAVASKSVQVNYNKRFLYITDNVFKSITSNASKLMKPLKVASSENVKFISTNNNFRPSLLSVFHAELINNNWKFGQNEKSLRFVKRCLQNFPGQCVLDSEGNPISWIILEHTSEMRMSYSLPEYQCRGFAKWVMNNFMEYLQKNDTIFYGQVEEMNEAGHKFLKSVGFSAFACGGYEWECIPADLI, encoded by the exons ATGATTCGACTACATGAAGCCAAGATGCTGCAAACTCTGCACCGATCCCTGACCCAAAACATCCCAGAGGCAATAAAG GTATATGGCGCCATTTTTCACATTAACCGTGGAAACCCTTTCAACCTGGAGGTGCTGGTCGACTCTTGGCCAGACTATCAGACTGTCATTACCCGGCCCCAGAAACAG GAAATGATGGATGACAAAGATCGTTACACAAATACTTACCACATCTTCTCCAAGAACCTCCAGAAGTTGCCAGAGATCCTAGAATCTGATAGTGTCATCAATTGGAAACAAAGTCTCACAATCCAAG GTTGTCAAAAGGGTTtagatgaaaagatcagagatgcTGTGGCTTCCAAGTCAGTACAGGTGAATTACAACAAGAGGTTTCTCTACATAACAGACAATGTTTTCAAATCCATTACCTCTAATGCAAGCAAATTGATGAAGCCCCTTAAAGTAGCCAGTTCAGAAAATGTAAAGTTCATAAG TACAAATAATAACTTCAGACCTTCCCTGTTGAGTGTTTTCCATGCTGAACTTATAAATAACAACTGGAAATTTGGGCAGAACGAGAAGAGCCTGAGATTTGTCAAACGTTGCCTCCAAAACTTTCCGGGACAGTGTGTGCTAGATTCAGAAGGTAATCCTATTTCTTGGATTATACTGGAACACACTAGTGAAATGAGAATGAGCTATAGTCTACCCGAATATCAATGCAGAGGTTTTGCAAAGTGGGTAATGAATAATTTTATGGAATATCTACAGAAGAATGATACAATATTTTATGGCCAAGTGGAGGAGATGAATGAGGCTGGCCACAAATTTCTGAAGTCAGTTGGTTTCTCTGCATTTGCTTGTGGTGGGTATGAATGGGAATGCATTCCAGCTGACTTGATTTAA